A region from the uncultured Macellibacteroides sp. genome encodes:
- a CDS encoding glycosyltransferase, protein MPTLLQINTVVNSGSHGRIAEEIGQLALAKGWNSYIAYGRNDRPSQSQLIKIGNDVDIKMHGIKTRLLDRHGFGSEKATIKLVERIKEIKPDVIHLHNIHGYYINIQILFKYLASASIPVVWTLHDCWSFTGHCSHFDFVGCSKWKTGCYSCPQKKEYPASLAFDNSKSNYLNKLKLFTSVKNLTIVPVSNWLANLVKESFLKNYYLQLIYNGVNLKTFYPRYDKLINHKLGIENNFKILGVASSWSSRKGMNDFIRLSKIINPDCVIILVGLNEKQLKRLPSNIIGISKTENVEQLAEIYSTADLFLNLTYEDNFPTTNLESLACGTPILTYNTGGSIEAVSPDTGFVVKKGDLDAVLEAIRLVKEKGKSTYTIACSERAVNLYNKDDRYIEYLNLYETLLLKTTPPSKK, encoded by the coding sequence ATGCCAACTTTACTCCAAATAAATACAGTAGTCAATTCAGGATCTCATGGTAGAATAGCTGAAGAAATAGGACAATTAGCTTTAGCTAAAGGCTGGAATAGCTATATCGCTTATGGTCGTAATGATAGACCTAGTCAATCCCAATTAATAAAAATAGGGAATGATGTTGACATTAAAATGCACGGCATAAAAACTAGATTATTAGACAGACATGGATTTGGTTCAGAAAAAGCCACCATTAAACTTGTTGAACGAATCAAGGAAATAAAACCAGATGTTATTCATTTACATAATATACATGGTTATTATATTAACATTCAAATTTTATTTAAATATTTGGCATCTGCTTCGATTCCTGTAGTTTGGACGCTACATGATTGCTGGTCATTTACTGGCCACTGCTCACATTTTGACTTTGTAGGTTGCAGTAAATGGAAAACTGGTTGTTATTCATGCCCGCAAAAAAAAGAATACCCTGCAAGTCTGGCATTTGATAATTCTAAAAGTAATTACCTAAACAAACTAAAACTTTTCACGTCGGTAAAAAATCTTACTATTGTACCAGTGTCCAATTGGCTTGCAAATCTTGTAAAGGAATCATTCCTTAAAAATTACTATCTTCAACTAATTTATAACGGAGTAAATCTGAAAACATTTTATCCACGATATGACAAGTTAATTAACCATAAATTAGGAATTGAAAATAACTTTAAAATATTAGGTGTAGCCTCAAGTTGGAGTAGCCGTAAAGGAATGAATGATTTTATTAGACTAAGTAAAATTATCAACCCAGATTGTGTAATTATACTAGTTGGATTGAATGAGAAACAATTAAAGAGATTGCCATCTAATATTATAGGTATCAGCAAAACGGAGAATGTTGAACAACTTGCTGAAATTTACTCGACTGCTGATTTATTTCTCAATCTAACGTACGAAGACAATTTTCCAACAACTAACCTTGAATCTCTTGCCTGCGGCACTCCTATTCTAACTTATAATACTGGAGGTAGTATTGAAGCGGTATCGCCAGATACAGGATTTGTTGTTAAAAAGGGAGATTTAGATGCTGTTTTAGAGGCTATAAGGCTAGTTAAAGAGAAAGGAAAATCAACGTACACTATTGCATGTAGTGAAAGAGCCGTAAATTTATATAACAAAGACGATCGTTATATAGAATATCTAAATTTATATGAAACTCTTCTTTTGAAAACAACCCCTCCTTCAAAAAAATGA
- a CDS encoding glycosyltransferase family 2 protein → MKISIITVSYNSSTTIRGTIESVLSQCYSNIEYIIVDGLSKDNTVSIIKEYEPKFNGRLRWISEKDKGLYDAMNKGLRMATGEVVGIINSDDYYHHSDVISKIANIFKYQTVEAIYADVRFVNPDNLDKTVRYYSSKNFSPARFRFGFMPAHPTFFTYKKFFDEFGYYKTDYKIAADYELLIRFLFTNNLNYKYIPLDVMKMRTGGASTASIKSNILLNKEIVRACRENGIKTWFPLLLLKYFIKVFEFIRIKQ, encoded by the coding sequence ATGAAAATATCAATCATAACTGTATCCTACAATAGCTCAACGACCATACGGGGAACGATTGAATCTGTTTTAAGTCAATGTTATTCGAACATTGAATATATAATTGTTGATGGTTTATCAAAAGATAATACTGTTAGTATTATAAAAGAATACGAACCAAAATTCAACGGCAGACTGCGTTGGATTAGCGAAAAAGATAAAGGGTTGTATGATGCCATGAATAAGGGTCTCCGAATGGCAACGGGAGAAGTAGTTGGTATTATAAATTCAGATGATTACTATCACCATTCGGATGTAATTTCTAAAATAGCGAATATTTTTAAATATCAGACTGTTGAGGCTATTTATGCAGATGTTCGTTTTGTTAATCCGGACAATCTAGATAAAACAGTTCGGTATTATTCTTCAAAAAACTTCTCTCCTGCACGATTCCGTTTTGGCTTTATGCCGGCTCACCCAACATTCTTTACCTATAAAAAGTTTTTTGATGAGTTTGGTTATTACAAAACGGACTATAAAATTGCAGCAGATTACGAACTTCTAATCCGCTTTTTGTTCACCAACAATCTCAATTATAAATACATTCCGTTAGATGTAATGAAAATGCGTACCGGAGGGGCAAGTACAGCATCTATCAAGAGTAATATTCTTCTTAACAAAGAAATTGTTCGAGCATGTAGAGAAAATGGTATCAAAACTTGGTTTCCTCTGCTACTTCTTAAATATTTCATCAAGGTATTTGAATTTATCAGAATAAAACAATGA
- a CDS encoding NAD-dependent epimerase/dehydratase family protein, which yields MNILITGINGFVGSNLVNALCKKHVVYGLDIVAPQKDGVIKTFSWEDMEENSLPAMDVVIHLAGKAHDTKNQSVAQTYFDINTGLTQKVFDYFLSSSASKLIFFSSVKAAADSVTGDVLTEEVVPAPKGPYGESKIAAEKYIQENFDLDTPQEKQVYILRPCMIHGPGNKGNLNLLYNVVRKGVPWPLGEFDNRRSFTSVENLSFVINGLVSKNILSGIYHMGDDEALSTNELIEVMCESLGKKARIWHLPKGLMTRLAALGSMFKLPLNTERLRKLTENYVVSNSKIKNALAIERMPVSAKEGLIRTIKSFKD from the coding sequence ATGAATATACTTATTACCGGAATCAATGGATTTGTCGGGTCAAATCTAGTGAATGCGCTATGCAAAAAACATGTGGTGTATGGACTGGATATTGTGGCTCCACAGAAAGACGGGGTGATAAAGACTTTTAGCTGGGAAGACATGGAGGAAAACAGCTTGCCGGCAATGGATGTGGTTATTCACCTGGCAGGGAAGGCACATGACACTAAAAACCAAAGTGTGGCTCAGACATATTTTGATATAAATACCGGGCTTACACAAAAGGTATTCGATTATTTCCTTTCATCGTCTGCTTCAAAATTAATTTTCTTTAGTTCGGTAAAAGCAGCGGCGGATTCAGTTACCGGAGATGTACTTACAGAAGAGGTTGTGCCAGCTCCTAAAGGGCCGTACGGGGAGAGCAAGATTGCTGCGGAAAAATATATTCAGGAAAATTTTGATCTCGATACGCCACAAGAAAAACAAGTATACATTTTACGTCCATGTATGATTCACGGTCCGGGCAATAAAGGTAATCTGAATTTACTGTATAATGTAGTTCGAAAAGGTGTTCCATGGCCGCTAGGGGAATTTGATAACCGGAGGTCGTTTACATCGGTAGAGAATCTCAGTTTTGTGATTAATGGCTTGGTTTCAAAAAATATTTTATCTGGTATATATCACATGGGTGATGATGAAGCGCTTTCTACAAACGAACTTATCGAGGTAATGTGCGAGTCGTTGGGAAAGAAAGCACGTATTTGGCATTTACCGAAAGGGTTGATGACAAGATTAGCCGCACTTGGCAGCATGTTCAAGCTACCCTTGAATACTGAACGACTTCGAAAATTAACAGAAAATTATGTGGTTAGTAATTCCAAAATTAAAAACGCACTTGCCATTGAAAGGATGCCCGTAAGTGCTAAGGAAGGATTAATACGGACTATCAAAAGTTTCAAAGATTAA
- a CDS encoding SLBB domain-containing protein, translated as MRKIITLILCFFVYSGGLFAQSMTDEQVIQYVKQAQMAGKSQNQMAIELKTKGVTTQQVERIKKKYETNQGVTKENESATSISRSRTKNANTELTPGSLDEIQSETGDPGNLYSIQDTLPKIFGRDVFTNKNLSFEPNSNMATPTNYLLGPGDQVIIDIWGASQNTFTETISPDGNINVKNLGPVYLNGLTVNEANAYVKRKFNSIYAGVMSGASSNIKLTLGQIRSIQINIMGEVSVPGTYTLSAFSSVFHALYRAGGVNQIGTLRNVKVMRAGKQMASLDVYDYILKGKFNDDIRLMEGDVIIVPPYDCLVDISGNVKRPMFYEMKTGESAATLLHYAGGFKGDAYSKTIRVLRKSGREHQIFNIDEKDFATFELTDGDSVKVGAVLDRFENRVEIKGAVYREGLYELNAGVNSVKTLIEKAEGITGDAFMNRAELRRQHEDLTLEIISIDLKGLLKGTTADVPLQKNDILLIPSIHDLQEAGILTIHGEVALPGMFPFAKNTTLEDLIIQAGGLLEAASTVRVDIARRIKAPKSTRVGRQMGQTFSFSLKDGLVVDGTPGFVLEPFDEVYIRKSPGYQAQQNVTIIGEVVFGGRHAMTEKNERLSELVRKAGGLTPEAYPQGARLLRRMTPEEIARQEKTLQIATKDTGNDSIDINKLDVDSIYPVGIHLEKALATPGSDYDLVLREGDQLIVPQYVNTVKINGTVMFPNTVLYQKGKRLKYYISQAGGYGQRAQKNKAYVVYMNGTVAQLKGGSSKHIQPGCEIIVPDKPDKKGMSLGEIIGLSSSIASLGAIVATLLTLTK; from the coding sequence ATGCGTAAAATCATTACATTGATCCTATGCTTTTTCGTTTATTCGGGCGGCTTATTTGCCCAAAGTATGACCGACGAACAGGTAATTCAATATGTAAAACAGGCACAGATGGCAGGAAAGAGTCAGAATCAGATGGCCATTGAACTCAAGACAAAAGGGGTTACTACCCAGCAGGTGGAGCGTATCAAAAAGAAATACGAAACCAACCAAGGGGTTACCAAAGAAAATGAATCGGCGACTTCTATCTCACGAAGCCGGACAAAAAATGCGAACACAGAGCTTACACCGGGTTCGCTGGATGAGATCCAATCGGAAACGGGCGATCCCGGCAACCTGTACTCTATACAGGATACTTTGCCCAAGATTTTTGGACGGGATGTATTTACAAACAAAAATCTATCGTTCGAACCTAACAGTAATATGGCTACTCCTACGAATTATTTACTTGGTCCCGGTGATCAGGTGATTATCGATATTTGGGGTGCTTCGCAAAATACTTTTACCGAAACAATATCGCCGGATGGAAATATCAATGTAAAGAATCTGGGACCCGTGTACTTGAACGGGCTTACAGTAAATGAAGCGAACGCCTACGTAAAAAGGAAATTCAATAGTATTTACGCCGGGGTAATGAGTGGGGCTTCTTCCAATATTAAACTTACATTGGGTCAGATTCGTTCCATCCAGATTAATATCATGGGGGAAGTGTCGGTACCAGGTACATATACCCTTTCGGCTTTTTCTTCGGTTTTCCATGCCCTGTATCGTGCCGGTGGTGTAAACCAAATTGGGACTCTTCGTAATGTGAAGGTGATGCGGGCCGGCAAGCAGATGGCATCGCTGGATGTGTACGATTATATTCTAAAAGGAAAATTCAATGACGATATACGATTGATGGAGGGGGATGTGATTATTGTACCTCCCTACGATTGCCTGGTGGATATCTCCGGAAATGTAAAACGCCCCATGTTTTACGAAATGAAAACAGGAGAGAGCGCGGCGACCTTGTTACACTATGCCGGAGGTTTTAAAGGCGATGCCTACAGCAAAACGATACGAGTGTTACGAAAGAGTGGCCGGGAACACCAGATATTTAATATCGATGAGAAAGATTTTGCGACCTTTGAACTAACAGATGGAGATTCAGTAAAGGTGGGTGCTGTTCTGGACCGCTTTGAGAATAGAGTGGAAATTAAAGGAGCTGTATACCGGGAAGGTTTGTATGAATTGAATGCCGGGGTAAACAGTGTAAAGACATTGATTGAAAAAGCGGAAGGAATAACAGGTGATGCCTTTATGAATCGTGCCGAATTGCGCCGTCAACACGAAGACCTGACACTGGAGATAATTTCCATCGACCTTAAAGGTTTGTTGAAGGGTACAACTGCGGACGTACCTTTGCAAAAGAACGATATCCTCTTGATCCCAAGTATTCACGATTTACAGGAAGCGGGCATTTTAACGATCCACGGGGAAGTGGCACTTCCGGGAATGTTTCCTTTTGCCAAGAATACAACTTTGGAGGATTTAATTATACAGGCCGGAGGGTTATTGGAGGCAGCATCGACGGTTCGGGTAGATATTGCCCGACGGATAAAGGCCCCTAAAAGTACAAGAGTAGGTCGCCAAATGGGACAAACATTCTCCTTTTCGCTGAAGGATGGGTTAGTAGTGGATGGAACACCCGGCTTTGTGTTGGAGCCTTTCGACGAGGTGTATATTCGCAAAAGCCCGGGATATCAGGCTCAACAAAACGTCACAATTATAGGTGAGGTTGTATTTGGTGGCAGACACGCTATGACAGAAAAGAACGAACGATTGAGTGAACTTGTTCGCAAGGCGGGGGGGCTTACTCCGGAAGCGTATCCGCAAGGGGCGCGTCTGCTTCGCCGGATGACTCCCGAAGAAATAGCACGCCAGGAAAAAACACTTCAAATAGCCACAAAAGACACAGGCAATGATTCAATTGATATAAACAAACTGGATGTAGATAGTATTTACCCTGTGGGAATTCATCTGGAAAAAGCGTTGGCTACTCCAGGTTCGGATTACGACCTTGTATTACGCGAGGGAGACCAGTTGATTGTTCCGCAGTATGTAAACACAGTAAAAATAAATGGAACTGTCATGTTTCCTAATACTGTGCTTTACCAAAAGGGCAAAAGGTTAAAGTATTATATTAGCCAAGCCGGTGGTTATGGACAACGTGCGCAAAAAAACAAAGCCTACGTGGTGTATATGAATGGAACTGTTGCACAGTTAAAAGGTGGTTCTTCCAAACATATCCAACCTGGATGCGAAATCATTGTGCCTGACAAACCGGATAAGAAAGGGATGTCGCTGGGAGAAATAATAGGGCTTAGCAGTTCCATTGCCTCCCTTGGAGCTATTGTAGCCACTCTTCTTACACTTACCAAATAA
- a CDS encoding Wzz/FepE/Etk N-terminal domain-containing protein has protein sequence MNDIEKQPVASQTEEEQEIDLLELAQKVWIGRKLIFKTCCAAVLIGLVVAFSIPKEYTTAVTLAPEVSVKSGAGNLGALASMAGINLASGSGEEALSPDLYPDIVRSTPFLLDLFPVRITTLESGKPITLYEYMDNHQRAPWWGMVTSAPFKALGWMVSLFKEESKVLDETKPDAFRLTQDQAGIAKSISNRIMVGVDKKSGMISLSVTMQDPLVSAALTDTVMQNLQSYITEYRTNKAKRDLAYTEKLYKEAQQDYYSAQQKYANFADSNLDIVLTGYRTRLERLQNEATLAYGLYNQISQQLQLAKAKVQEVTPVYTVVQPASVPLQPESPKKMMIIIGLVFLAFVGSVGWILFIKDLMKQFKRS, from the coding sequence ATGAATGATATAGAAAAACAGCCTGTCGCTTCGCAAACAGAAGAAGAACAGGAAATTGATCTGCTAGAGCTCGCACAGAAAGTGTGGATAGGTCGGAAACTTATTTTTAAAACCTGTTGTGCTGCTGTTTTGATTGGACTCGTTGTTGCCTTTAGTATACCGAAAGAATATACAACGGCCGTTACACTGGCCCCTGAGGTAAGTGTAAAAAGTGGTGCGGGAAATTTAGGGGCTCTCGCCAGTATGGCGGGTATCAATCTTGCCTCCGGATCAGGAGAGGAGGCTCTTTCGCCAGATCTTTATCCGGATATTGTAAGGTCTACCCCTTTTTTACTGGATCTTTTCCCGGTAAGGATAACAACCTTGGAGAGTGGCAAGCCTATTACTCTTTATGAGTATATGGACAACCACCAGCGGGCTCCGTGGTGGGGAATGGTAACATCTGCTCCATTCAAAGCGTTGGGATGGATGGTTTCCTTATTTAAAGAAGAATCGAAGGTATTGGATGAAACCAAACCCGATGCCTTCAGGCTTACACAAGACCAGGCGGGAATAGCAAAGAGTATTAGCAATCGCATAATGGTTGGCGTTGACAAAAAAAGCGGGATGATATCATTAAGCGTTACTATGCAGGATCCGTTGGTTTCGGCAGCACTTACCGATACGGTGATGCAGAATCTGCAGAGTTATATAACGGAATACCGCACCAACAAGGCAAAACGTGACCTGGCTTATACGGAGAAATTGTATAAGGAAGCGCAACAGGATTACTATTCTGCGCAACAAAAGTATGCCAACTTTGCGGACTCCAATTTAGACATCGTGCTTACGGGTTACCGTACGCGGTTGGAAAGGTTGCAAAACGAGGCTACGCTGGCCTACGGTTTGTACAATCAGATATCGCAGCAGCTGCAACTTGCCAAGGCAAAGGTGCAGGAGGTTACTCCGGTTTATACGGTAGTTCAACCGGCTTCGGTTCCCTTGCAACCTGAATCGCCTAAAAAAATGATGATTATTATCGGTTTAGTATTCCTTGCTTTTGTAGGTAGTGTGGGTTGGATTCTATTTATTAAAGACCTGATGAAACAATTCAAGAGATCTTGA
- a CDS encoding macro domain-containing protein: MIKYIKGNLLESDAEALVNTVNTVGVMGKGIALQFKNQYPVNYKTYQQACKTNKIQIGRMFVTNESTLLKGAKTIINFPTKTDWRKPSEYIYIEQGLKDLKEVLLSNRIQSVAVPPLGAGNGKLDWIKVKNLIEYYLSDITCEVLVYEPNAQIEEVMRKERVKLTPARAMLLALLYELVRNEEFISEFAAEKVAYFLSRFGADDNFKLDFQPNFYGPYSGMVRHVLYYLNGSYITGYCAKDTKPFQEIWPVMEGEKEIEAYLNAAENARYKAIVQKTKKFLTGFYSSFALELLSTVDYILHNYHAISPEEVKDQLESWNNRKRTLFAKDSFIQLAYNHLLIYKDEMSAEHFKIS; the protein is encoded by the coding sequence ATGATTAAATATATTAAAGGAAATTTATTGGAAAGTGATGCGGAAGCATTGGTAAATACCGTGAATACTGTCGGTGTGATGGGGAAGGGCATTGCTTTGCAGTTTAAAAACCAATACCCAGTAAATTATAAAACGTATCAACAAGCCTGTAAAACAAATAAAATCCAAATCGGACGAATGTTTGTGACTAACGAATCAACCTTATTAAAGGGAGCAAAAACGATCATTAATTTCCCAACCAAGACAGACTGGCGTAAACCATCCGAATACATCTATATCGAACAAGGGCTGAAAGACCTGAAAGAAGTGTTACTATCCAACCGTATTCAATCAGTGGCTGTTCCACCTCTGGGAGCCGGAAATGGAAAACTTGATTGGATTAAAGTGAAAAATTTAATAGAGTATTACCTTTCGGACATAACCTGCGAAGTATTGGTATACGAACCAAATGCACAAATAGAAGAGGTGATGCGTAAGGAGAGGGTGAAATTGACTCCAGCCAGAGCAATGTTATTAGCTTTATTATACGAGCTGGTACGAAACGAGGAATTTATTTCGGAATTTGCGGCAGAGAAGGTTGCTTATTTTTTATCAAGATTTGGAGCAGATGATAATTTTAAACTTGATTTTCAACCCAACTTTTACGGACCTTACTCTGGAATGGTAAGACATGTGTTGTATTATCTCAATGGAAGTTATATAACCGGGTACTGTGCCAAAGATACTAAACCTTTTCAGGAAATTTGGCCGGTGATGGAAGGAGAAAAAGAAATTGAAGCATATCTGAATGCAGCAGAAAATGCACGCTATAAAGCAATAGTGCAAAAAACGAAAAAATTCCTTACCGGATTTTATTCATCTTTTGCACTAGAGTTATTATCTACGGTAGACTATATATTACATAACTACCATGCTATAAGTCCGGAAGAGGTTAAAGATCAACTTGAATCATGGAACAACCGCAAACGAACTTTGTTTGCCAAAGATTCCTTTATCCAATTAGCATATAATCACCTGTTGATTTACAAGGATGAGATGAGTGCGGAGCACTTCAAGATCTCTTGA
- a CDS encoding BT4734/BF3469 family protein, with amino-acid sequence MKITRYSGDGKSRKVMDLCTLLESMKKETTSNPVAFARENIGSRPLTGEVVGMDKIPVVVFGALLDAHEIKQYNGVVLLEFNRLSGLKEAKEIRGIASDSLATLAAFVGVSGRSVKVLVPFSLPDGSLPDNPLQVEHFHAHAYKMAAAHYEAQLRCEVTLKKPDPARGCRQSWDPDLYYNPQAVPFVMEQPLGMPKGELAYVESRTAEANALMRMAPGRERSRLVSGLFDSALQQTILFCGSPADYGEDAAVFITRLARFCWGSGIPEEDVIRWALLYPWLSDQETALRTVVGNVYKLSAKEGFGVKPAMPQEQKNVIWLEEFLARRFDLRRNTLTEAVEFRERRSYYFDFRPVTPEVMYSITQKALLEGLKVWDRDVKRFVLSDRIPEYNPVDEYLDRLPAWDGVDRIRLLARCVPTENGAWPDLFYTWFLSMVAHWKQLDKLHANSTLPLLVGFQGAGKSSWCRQLLPPVLQDFYIETTDMSNRKEATLNLSRYILINLDEFDALRASQQSYLKSIIQMPEVKVRMPHEKGVRKLNRYASFIATCNTMDTLTDPSGSRRFIGVEVTGYVKPVQAIDYEQLYAQAMEAVRKGERFWFTAEEERTTMQNNREFQRIPLEEQYFMRFYEAGSEETGGGQWLSATEVLERVSVLSGATFSNTSAASFGRLLLKNQVARKHTKSGNVYLVKEKVKD; translated from the coding sequence ATGAAAATAACCCGTTACAGCGGAGACGGAAAATCACGGAAAGTGATGGATCTGTGTACGCTGCTTGAGTCAATGAAAAAGGAAACGACCAGTAACCCGGTCGCGTTTGCTAGAGAGAATATTGGTAGTCGCCCCCTGACGGGCGAAGTGGTTGGCATGGACAAAATTCCGGTGGTGGTGTTCGGTGCCTTGCTGGATGCCCACGAAATAAAACAATACAATGGTGTGGTGTTGCTGGAATTCAACCGTCTTTCGGGGTTGAAGGAGGCAAAGGAAATACGGGGAATCGCTTCGGATTCGCTGGCTACATTGGCGGCGTTTGTGGGGGTGAGCGGTCGGAGTGTCAAGGTGTTGGTGCCCTTTTCCCTACCCGATGGTTCGTTGCCCGACAATCCGTTGCAGGTGGAGCATTTCCATGCCCATGCCTACAAAATGGCGGCCGCGCATTACGAGGCGCAGCTTCGGTGTGAGGTTACGCTTAAGAAGCCCGACCCTGCCAGGGGTTGCCGGCAATCGTGGGATCCGGATTTGTACTACAATCCGCAGGCGGTTCCGTTCGTGATGGAACAACCCCTGGGTATGCCCAAAGGGGAGCTTGCTTATGTGGAGAGCCGTACGGCGGAAGCCAATGCGCTGATGCGCATGGCGCCGGGACGCGAACGAAGCCGGTTGGTTTCGGGGTTGTTTGATTCGGCTTTGCAGCAGACCATCTTGTTTTGCGGTTCGCCTGCCGATTACGGGGAGGATGCAGCGGTATTTATTACCCGGCTGGCCCGGTTTTGCTGGGGATCGGGTATCCCTGAGGAGGATGTGATTCGCTGGGCGTTGTTGTATCCCTGGCTTTCGGACCAAGAAACAGCGTTGCGTACGGTTGTGGGAAATGTGTATAAGTTGTCGGCAAAGGAGGGTTTCGGGGTGAAGCCTGCCATGCCTCAGGAGCAGAAGAATGTGATCTGGCTGGAGGAGTTTCTGGCGCGACGGTTCGATTTGCGGCGCAATACGCTGACTGAGGCGGTGGAGTTCCGCGAACGCAGGAGTTACTATTTTGATTTCCGTCCGGTTACGCCGGAGGTGATGTATTCGATTACCCAAAAGGCGTTGCTGGAGGGGTTGAAGGTGTGGGACCGTGACGTAAAGCGGTTTGTGTTGTCGGACCGGATTCCGGAGTACAATCCGGTGGATGAGTACCTGGACCGCTTGCCGGCCTGGGATGGCGTGGACCGTATCAGACTTCTTGCCCGGTGTGTGCCTACGGAGAACGGGGCGTGGCCCGATTTGTTTTATACCTGGTTTCTGAGTATGGTGGCGCACTGGAAGCAGCTGGACAAGTTGCATGCGAACAGTACGTTGCCTTTGCTGGTGGGTTTTCAGGGTGCGGGTAAGTCGTCGTGGTGCCGGCAGTTGTTGCCGCCGGTGTTGCAGGATTTTTATATTGAGACTACCGACATGAGCAACCGCAAGGAGGCTACCCTGAATCTGAGCCGGTATATTCTGATTAACCTGGACGAGTTTGACGCGTTGCGTGCCTCGCAGCAGAGTTACCTGAAAAGTATTATCCAGATGCCGGAGGTGAAGGTGCGTATGCCCCACGAAAAGGGGGTGCGCAAGCTGAACCGGTATGCTTCGTTTATTGCTACCTGTAACACCATGGATACGCTGACCGACCCGTCGGGGAGCCGCCGTTTTATCGGGGTTGAGGTAACGGGGTACGTAAAGCCGGTGCAGGCTATTGATTACGAACAGTTGTATGCCCAGGCCATGGAGGCGGTGCGTAAAGGCGAACGTTTCTGGTTTACGGCCGAGGAGGAACGGACTACGATGCAGAACAACCGGGAGTTCCAGCGGATACCGCTGGAAGAGCAGTATTTTATGCGGTTCTATGAGGCTGGCAGCGAGGAGACGGGCGGCGGACAATGGTTGTCGGCCACCGAGGTGCTGGAACGGGTTAGTGTGCTGAGTGGTGCTACCTTCAGTAATACTTCCGCCGCATCGTTCGGTCGCTTGTTGCTCAAAAATCAGGTTGCCCGCAAGCATACAAAAAGCGGGAATGTGTATCTGGTGAAGGAAAAGGTGAAGGATTAA
- a CDS encoding GNAT family N-acetyltransferase: MGSFELINGNQSDRWDVLVKSFSGYDVYYLFGYVKGFFLHGDGVPLLIYYNNNDLRGINVVMKRDVSQTTPFNGLLPAGTYYDYASPYGYGGFIFEGNVCAENMTLFMEEYLRLLVNEKVVCEFIRFHPLLDNADRMRPMLEVIDLGKTISIDLASPDCIWSEISRERRNRIRKAQKLGIKIAHGRGMDLLERFKPIYEATMERDQAHPYYYFGNSFYHSIHNDLIDNYEIFYAVLGDKIVSMALIIFANKYMHYHLSGSLAEYLQMASFSLLLYEAACWGNEQGFKKFHLGGGLGSKEDCLYKFKQEYNRHSSNQFSVGRLIGNPDAYDFLVDTRRKKDALFAEDSSYFPLYRS, encoded by the coding sequence ATGGGGTCTTTCGAATTAATAAATGGCAACCAGTCAGACAGATGGGATGTGCTCGTAAAATCGTTTAGCGGGTATGATGTGTACTATTTGTTTGGGTATGTGAAAGGTTTTTTTTTGCACGGGGATGGTGTGCCTCTATTAATTTATTACAACAACAATGATTTGAGAGGGATAAACGTGGTTATGAAAAGGGACGTTTCGCAGACCACTCCTTTCAACGGGCTTCTACCCGCCGGTACCTACTACGATTACGCATCGCCTTATGGTTACGGCGGGTTTATTTTTGAGGGTAATGTATGTGCCGAAAACATGACGCTGTTTATGGAGGAGTACCTCCGGTTGCTGGTAAATGAAAAGGTTGTCTGCGAATTTATACGTTTCCATCCGCTTTTGGATAATGCCGACAGAATGCGCCCGATGCTGGAAGTGATTGATTTGGGAAAAACAATTTCCATAGACCTTGCTTCGCCGGATTGTATCTGGTCCGAAATAAGCAGAGAGAGGCGTAACCGGATTCGCAAGGCTCAAAAATTGGGTATTAAGATCGCACATGGAAGGGGAATGGATCTGCTCGAGAGGTTTAAACCGATCTATGAAGCGACAATGGAGAGGGACCAGGCGCATCCCTACTACTATTTCGGAAATTCATTTTATCATTCTATCCATAACGACTTGATTGATAATTATGAAATTTTTTATGCCGTATTAGGTGACAAAATTGTTTCGATGGCGCTTATTATTTTTGCCAATAAGTACATGCACTATCATTTGTCGGGGTCGCTGGCCGAATACCTGCAAATGGCCTCTTTTAGCCTGCTTTTGTATGAAGCTGCCTGCTGGGGGAATGAGCAGGGGTTCAAAAAGTTTCATCTGGGAGGTGGACTGGGCTCGAAAGAGGATTGTTTATATAAATTCAAACAGGAGTATAATCGTCATTCCAGTAATCAATTCTCGGTGGGAAGATTAATTGGTAACCCGGATGCTTATGATTTTCTTGTAGATACCAGGAGGAAAAAAGATGCCTTGTTTGCCGAAGACTCATCTTATTTTCCATTATATCGTTCCTAA